The DNA segment AGGGCAAAAAAGCTGCCATTCAGGTGTTTGAGGGAACCAACGGAATCTCCCTGAAAAACACAAAAACAAAATTTACAGGAAAGCCGATGGAGCTTGCGTTATCACGCGAGATGCTGGGGCGTACCTTTAACGGAAGCGGACAGCCAATCGACGGGCTGGGAGAAATCTATGCCGAGAAAAGTGCGGATATCAATGGACAGCCGCTGAATCCGGTTTCCCGTGTGTACCCGCGAAATTATATCAATACCGGTATCTCAAGTATCGATGCCTTAACAACACTGATTCGCGGACAGAAGCTGCCAATTTTCTCCGGCTCCGGTATGCCGCACAATGAGCTGGCAGTTCAGCTTGTAAAGCAGGCGAAGATATCGGAAGGGGACGGTAAGAATTTCTGTATCGTCTTTGCGGCTATGGGTGTTAAAAACGATGTCGCAGATTATTTCAAGCGCTCCTTCGAGGAAGCAGGCGTTATGGAAAAGGTTGTTATGTTTATCAATCTTTCCAATGACCCGATCATCGAGCGTACCCTGACACCGCGCTGTGCCTTAACGGCTGCGGAATATCTGGCATATGAGCAGGATATGCATGTACTGGTTATTTTGACAGATATTACCTCATATTGTGAGGCGCTGCGTGAGTTCTCCAGCAGTAAGGGAGAAATTCCGGGACGTAAGGGATATCCGGGATACCTGTACTCTGATCTGGCTTCACTGTATGAAAGAGCAGGTATTGTCAAGGGTGCCGGAGGGTCTGTCACGCAGATTCCGATTCTGACAATGCCGAATGACGATATCACCCACCCGATTCCTGACCTTACCGGGTATATCACCGAGGGACAGATCGTACTGGATCGTAATCTGAACCAGATGGGAGTTTATCCGCCGGTTGGTGTCCTGCCTTCATTGTCACGTTTGATGAAGGATGGAATCGGTGAAGGCTTTACAAGAAAGGATCACTCTGATGTATCCAATCAGCTGTTCGCAGCCTATGCGAAGGTGCAGGATGCCAGAAGTCTGGCTTCTGTTATCGGTGAGGATGAGCTGAGTGATGTCGACAAGCAGTATATGTCCTTTGGTACGTTATTTGAGGAGCATTTCCTGAATCAGGGCTTTGATGATAACCGCAGTATTGAAGAAACGCTGGATCTGGGCTGGGATTTACTCAGCGTCCTGCCGCGTGCGGAGCTTGACCGTGTAGATAACGAGGTTCTTGAGGTCTATTACGATCATGAGCGTGCGGTGAAACGTTTTGGTCTGAAAAGTGGGCCTATCATCAAGGAACTGGCATCTCAGGGTAACTGATTATGGCCAATAAACAGGTGTTTCCAACCAAAGGAAATCTGATTGCGACAAAGAAATCAAACGATCTGGCACATATGGGGTATGAGCTGATGGATCGGAAACGGAATATCCTGACGCGCGAGATGATGTCGCTGCTGGATGATGTAAAGCTGCTGCGTGATAAGATTACGATTACGTATCAGAAGGCTTACTATGCCTTGCAGCAGGCGAATATGTCCTTGGGTGTCATCAGTGATCTGGTGGAAGCGGTGCCGGTGGATACCGGTATCCATATCAGCTATCGCAGTGTCATGGGTGTGGAGATTCCAAAGATTCAATACGATAAGCAGGAGTATAAGCTGACCTATGGCTTAGATCATGCAAATTCCAAGCTGGATTATGCGTACCGCTGTTTCTATAAGGTAAAGGAAATGACGGTGATTCTGGCAGAGGTGGAGAATAGTGTGTACCGGCTTGCAAATGCGATCCGCAAGGCGCAGAAGCGTGCCAACGCCCTGAAGAACATCGTGATTCCGGATTTTGAACATAATATCAAGTTCATAACGGATGCGCTTGAGGAAAAGGAGCGGGAGGAGTTTTCCCGTCAGAAGGTCATCAAGGCAACTAAGGATCGAAAAAAAGCTGAAGAGTCCGCAACATAGCGGCTCTTTTTTTCACGCTCAACATGCTCATGAGATTCCAAGAGCAGCGCTCAGGCTCTGAATAAGTACGGTTATTGGCAGGAAAAATCAAATCGTGTTCAAGGAATATATGCAGGGAATGTGCTGCGGCATGGTGTAAGGTGGAATGTGCGTGCGGGAGTGAGGCAATCGGTGCCGGCTTCAGAAAAGAGAATCAATCTGAATCCGAGGATATTTTCTTGGACAAGATCAGATGGCTTTACTGAACTGTGAAAAATCGAATGTTAACTTGGGTATGTAGCGGCCCGGTATTTGCATAGGACGATTCTTTCTATATGATATAGAATGCTGGTGATCCATCGGTTTTTAAATGATTAACCATTTGCTGCTTTCCATATACAGGATTCTTTTGCTTTATAAAGGTTGGAAGGAAATGCATCGGATTTTTATCGAAAAGAGTACAAAGGTAAGCAAAGAAAAGGGCACAAGACCTTTATTTATCAGGGGATTTTGCAGTATTGCTGAAAAAGATAAAAAAAACGAAAAAAATTCAAAAAAAGTCTTGCATAAATGGTCTTTCTGTTGTATTATATATGAGCGCTGATGAGAACAGCGCAAAGAAAGAAAACGAAAACGATGCGCCCATAGCTCAACTGGATAGAGCGTTTGACTACGGATCAAAAGGTTGTGGGTTCGATTCCTGCTGGGCGCGCCATTATTTTTCGGGATGTAGCACAGCTTGGTAGTGCACTTGATTTGGGATCAAGGGGTCGCAGGTTCAAATCCTGTCATCCCGACCATTGTAAAATTGTAAACACGGCTGGGTAGCTTAGTTGGCTAGAGCATCCGGTTCATACCCGGAAGGTCGCGAGTTCGAGTCTCGCCCCCGCCACCAATTTTGCTAATTGGACCCTTAGCTCAGTTGGTCAGAGCATCCGGCTCATAACCGGTGGGTCGTAGGTTCGAGTCCTACAGGGTCCACCATTATGTTACCGAACATCTGGAGGAATACCCAAGTGGTTGAAGGGTCCGGTCTTGAAAACCGGTAGGTCGGGAAACTGGCGCCTGGGTTCGAATCCCAGTTCCTCCGCCATTTAAATCTTCAACTAAAAAAGAATTGCTCATTAAACATCGCGGGGTAGAGCAGCCTGGTAGCTCGTCGGGCTCATAACCCGGAGGTCGTTGGTTCAAATCCTTCCCCCGCAACCAAATGGTCCCGTAGCTCAGTCGGTAGAGCAATGGACTGAAAATCCATGTGTCGTTGGTTCGATTCCGACCGGGACCACCATTTAAGAAAACAAGCCTTTAGATAAAGAAAATCCTTTATTTAAAGGCTTTTCTTATGTTTTACTATATTGCTTGTTATGATAAAAAACACCAAAATGACGAAAACATGACGAAAAAATCTACTTTTTTATATTCTGATTAGGTGCTATACTGATATTAGAGATAGGAAAGAAGGTGTGATTCATGGCTGTTGAAAAGAGAAACGGTAAGTGGTATATACGTGGTAAAGTGAAGTTGGAGGATGGCAACTTCAAAGACTATCATCGTGTAGCAAAAGGCTGCAAACTCAAAAAAGAAGCTATGAAATTTGAGGAGAGCTTCCTGGCCAAGTACAATGAGGATCTGGAGCAGATGCGCGCTACCAATATCACATTTAAAGAGCTTACTGAAATGTATTTAAGGGAAAAACAGGGAAGCACGAAATCAAGTACGCTTGCTACTGATAAGTACATGTTTGATCAGATGGATGAGCTGTATGATAAGAAAATCAATCTGATTAGAACGAAGACGATAAAAGACTTCATCGAAAGCTACAACACACCAGAATACAAGCTGTCGTATGTTAATAAGATGAGGACATATCTAAATAAACTTTTCAGCTATGCTGTTAAACAGAATCTTATCGAACGTAACCCCGTTTCTTCTATTCCTAATTTTAAGCGCCCTGACGAATTGAAAGAAGAAATGCAGTTCTACACACCTGATGAGTGGAAACGCTTCATACAGGCATTTCCTAAAGACGATATCATGTATTATACGATTTGCTGCACTTTGTATTATATGGGGATGCGTCGTGGTGAAGTACTTGCCTTGAATAGGAAAGATGATGTGGACATCGTAAAGGGGACAATACGCGTCAATAAGACTGTTTCTCAGTACGTAAGTGGACAGAGGTATGTAGTAACACCTCCTAAAACAAAAAACTCGTACAGGGTCATAAAAATGCCGGATGAGGAGCTTCGGATTATGACGGAATATCTTGAATGGTATGATTCATGCCCTGGAGCGCCTGCGGATGGCTTCCTGTTCGGAATGGATCAGCCGATTATTCCTAAACTGCTAAATAAGAGGTTTCATAGAGTGGCAGATGCTGCAGGTTTACCACAAATTCGTATTCATGACCTCAGACACTCCCATGCCACGCTTTTAATTAACCACGGTGCAAATATCAAAGCCATAGCAGATCGCCTCGGAAACACAGTGGAAGAGGTGCTGAAGACCTATTCCCATCTGTTCAATGAAACAGAAGATGCTATGATTCAAATCATCAATAATGTATTCAAAAAATAGGACAGCTCTTTGTAGGGCTGTCCTTTAATCATAATATGGATAAAGAGAATCTATAGCTTCATCGCGAATGTCTTTTGCTTTATTATCAATAATGTTTTTTAAAACATTTGCTTTCTCAATAGGATCAGTATAATCCGCTAATTGTTTTACAAATCCTATTGAATGGTTTTTTAAAAATTCTTGTGCTTGTTCAAGATTTGTAAACGTGTCATAACAGTAATTATAGCCACTATTTATATAGTTAATAGGCTTTTTTATATCAAGATCGCGTACGATATAATATAGAAATTGATTGTTTTTTATTTGATCAATAATGATATGATATATTTTTTCTAAGAAAGAAGTGTGATATTGTTTTATATGTCGATTATCTATTGTGGTTATATTTATATCTTGAAAAAACATAAGTAAATGCTTCCTTCTTGAAATATTCTTCAATTGACTTTCATCGTTTATTTGCATTACTTTATTTTTCAGAAGTATTGCTCCGGCATTAAAATCTCCAAATCGCTTTTCATTTTCTTTGCCCATTGCATCTCTCAATGTCCCAATGCTTAATAAATAGGGTTCCTGTATTTTTTGTAAGCTTTTCTTGGATATTGCATCATAAAAATTTTCATACTTTAATAAATTTAATTGAATTAGTATATCATGTTCGAAGATTGTATAATAATCGTAATAATCATCATTGTTTAGTTGGATTTCTTTATCATTTTTTTTATAATAAAGCATAGCTTCTTGCTTTAATGTATTGTAATCTTTAGGAAACTCATTTTTTTTATTAAGAAAAAGTTGCTCGGACGTCATATCTATAGGGTAATCTAAAATAACAGCAAGTGCTCTCTGCTCTATGAGTGTTGGTATGCTTTCACCAATTACCCAAGAATAAATTTTAGAATATGTTTGCTCCAAAGTTTCGTATTTAATCATTGATAGATGATCTTTTTTCACATATCTATACCATTCTGTAACAAACTCATAATAATTTTTTCTGTTTAATTGTATAGCAGTTTTAAAATTTACAGAAAAATTTTCAAAATTATCGTTTCTTTTATATTCTCTATCAATATCTAAAAGAAAATCAATACTTACATTAAAATATGAGGCTATCTCTTTCAAAGTATCGAAATCAGGTTCTCTTCTACCTGTTTCATAATTCGCATAAGTCTGTTGATTCATACCCAACTTATCTGCCATTTCTTTTTGTGTTAGATTACATGATGTTCTTAATTTCTTTAAATTTTCCATTATCATCACCACTGTTATTTTACCACGAAATGGCTATACAAACAATTTGTTTTAAAAAATAGTTGAAATTTTTTTTTGTTTTGAATTATTATATTGTTGTCATACAAAATGACAAGAATCCCAAAATGAAAAGGAGGTGTGATGCATGGAAAATATTTCAATGGGAAAGAAGCTAAAAATATTAAGAGGCACAAAATCTAAAGAAGAGGTTGCATATAAAGTTGGTATTACCACAGTGGCTTTAATGAATTATGAAACTGGAACAAGGATGCCTAAGGATGAAATTAAGATTAAATTAGCTGATTTTTATGGACTTACTGTCCAAGAATTGTTCTTTCCAGATCAAGTGAAAGACAAAAAGAAAAGCACTCATTCATAATCTTTGGCCGGATTAATGAGTGCACCACACAACAACCACAAGGGATTGCTATATCTATTCTACTAAAATTGTATCCCAAAATCAATGGAAAAATACTAGAAATTGCAGGGAAATTGCAAAATTTGGGTTATAATCATGAAAATATAGCTTCCTGTGGTTTAGACGTATACCATATACGGCAGAACCGTACAGGAGATAAGATAAAGTGAACGAAGTAGTAAGAATCAAAAATCATGAGTTACAAGTCAAGGAATACAAAGGGCAGCGTGTAGTGACATTCAAGGATATTGACGAATGCCACGAAAGACCAGAGGGAACAGCTAGAAAGAGATTTAATGATAACAAAAAGCACTTTATTGAGGGAGTAGATTACTTTACTATAAGTGAACCGTCCGTTTTACGGACGCTTGGTATTAAACGCCCTCAAGGTGGAACTCCGGATAAATCAATCGTAGTTTCAGAATCTGGTTATTTTATGATAACAAAACCAATGAAAGATGATCTAGCATGGGAAGTACAGCGGATGCTGGTTAATACATACTTCCAGAAGCAGCCAGAAAACCAAACTGATCCAGAAAAGTTGATGATTGCTGAGGCTAAACTTATGAACGCTAAAGCACGAATGGCCTCTATGCTGCTCAAATTAAGTGACCGGAATCCTGATAATCCAATGCACCAACAGATTTGCATTAGCTATGCTTCAGAAGCTCTAACAGGGGAAAAAGTTATTCCGCTACCAGAATGCCAGGAACGCTATTTTACAGCTACAGAGATAGCCGAAATGGTCGGTAGTAACAAGAACACAGTAGGAAAGAAAGCAAAAGAAGCCGGTATTCGTCCTGTGGATGAAGATACGAAATCTGAATATGGAATGTGGTTCTTCGATAAATCGCCTAATTCACATAAACAGGTGTCCACTTTCAAATACAATGCCAAGGGTGTAGAAGCTGTAAAAGCTCTCTTCTCTCAGACAGTAGCATAGCAGTGAGGATGTTAAGATATGATATTCAATTACAATCTGCTGAACAACCGCATCGCCCAGGTATGCGGATCACAGCAGGAGTTCGCAAGAAGACTGGGAATAAGTTTTGAAGAACTGCAAGAAAGGTTTGTCAGTGATTCCGGCTTATATACTGATGATATGAAAAAAGGAATTGACATTTTATCAATTCCTATAAGTGAAGCAGAGAGATATTTTTTTAATAAAGGGTTATAAATTTATGCCCTTTTTTTATATCTTCCGGCAAAAAATTTAATAGAATCAAGTAACTGCTCTTTAAATTCGCTTATATCATCTTCTGACATTTCAGTTAAATCATATTGTCCAAATTCCTGAACTATATCATTTCTGATAAGCGTATCTATGATTTCAGAAATATCTTTACCTATATAATTAGGATCACCCATTCTTTTTGTTCGCTCTATCAAATCTGAGACATTTATATGAAAATAGTCTTTTAAAGTATATACATCAGCCATAATGGGGGATGCCTGCCCATGAATCCATCTATAAATTTTAGCAGAATCTAAATTAGTTTTTTCAGCTAATTCAGTGATTGATATATTATCACGATCCATGTAATACTGCAAGTTTAATGCGAAAGTAGTGATAATCTCGCTTTCGCTCCCCCTTGATATTTCCCATCCCATCAGTTTTGCAGGGGTGGTATCAAGATATTTTGCAAGTAACTCTATTTTATCTGAAGGTATGTTAGAAATTTTTCCACTTTCATATCTCTGTATTGTTTGCTTGCTAGTTCCAACTTTTTCAGCTAATTCTTCGAGAGTCATATTCTTTTTTTTCCTAAGATTTTTAATATTCATGCTGAGTAAGGTTTTCATTTTTCTGACCTCCTAGCTAAAGTATAACACAAATCACTCAATATGCAACAAAAAAATCTTGACATGTCACTTACTGGGTGATATTATGAAGTCACCTAATCAGTGACAGGAGGTAAGGAAATGATTGATACAGCGAAGTTGAAAGGTAGGATAGCTGAAAAAGGTCTTTCACAGCGCAAAGTGGCAAAATGTATCGGTATCACTGAAAAAACATTTTACGCAAAAATGAAGGCCGGGGTGTTTGGTAGTGATGAAATCGAAAAAATGATAGATATATTAGATATTAGAGACCCTACAAGTATTTTTTTTGTCAGTTCAGTCACTAGATAAGTGACTTTTACAGATAGGAAGTGAGGTGAGCACATGAGAATTGAAGAATGGAATGGCTATCGGATTAGATTCGTTGAGAAAGATGGTGAATGGTGGGCAGTATTGAAAGACGTTTGCGATGCATTGGAACTGAAAACTTGGAAAGTAAAACAAAGACTTGAAAAGGACCTACTTTCAAAGTATACCCTTGAAACTAATGGTGGTGTTCAAGAAATGCTTATAGTAAGTGAATTTGGTTTCTATGATGTAGTTTTTCAATCACGTAAGAAAGAAGCAAAAAAGTTCAGGCATTGGGCTTATGAATTATTCTGTTATTTACGTAAGGTTACAGGTCTTGAAGGATTCCAAGTATTTCGTATGCTGGACAAGGAGCATCAAAAAGAAATGATGAAGAAATTAAACCATAATATTGGGAGCCCTAAGCAAAAGCACTTCATTAAAGCAAACACGATAGCAAACAAAGCGATATCTACTAAACATGGTTATACAAAAATGATAAAAAAAGGTGAAATGTCCCCGCAGATGTTAATTGAGCGTGAACCTATTTTAGAAGATACTGTTGAACTTATGTCTGTCAATGAAAAATTCGGATTAGGCATTTCAGTAAGTAAAGCAGTTTATCAAAAGTATCACTCATAGAAAGGAGGCCTAGAAATGGCAGAAGAATTACAGATTCTACACATTGACGGAAAGAACGTCATCGATTCACGACTAGTTGCTGAAAGAATTAAGATGCAGCACAAGGATTTACTTAAAAAGATACGAAATTATGAGGCTGTATTACTCGGCGCAAAATTGCGCTCAGTAGATTTCTTTATTCAGAGCAATTATGTAGATAGTACAGGACGGACATTGATGTGCTACTTACTTACAAAAGAAGGATGCGAAATGGTAGGGAATAAGCTCACTGGAGAAAAGGGTGTCCTGTTCACTGCTGAATATGTTACAGCATTTAATCGCATGGAAAATGAAATCGCTGGTCTATCTGATTCTGATTTCAGAGATATTCCATTAGAAGCATTTGCCAGCTACCAGAGGATACAGCGTACTGTTATGAAAGACTTAGGGAAGTCACCAAAAGAAATTGCCACTGAGTTTAAGAAGGTGTCCATACAGTTCGGTATAAATTTATCTGATAACTTTGATCAGTTGGCGTTCGAACAAGAAAGTTTATTTTAAGGAGGAAAAGATATGAGTGATGAATTAAAAACAAAGAAAGTGAATCTTCCTTGCTATAAGGTACAAGGAAGATATGTGGTAAGTAATATTGATGTAGCGAATGCCTTTGGAGTTTCAGTTGGTAAGTTAAATAAAAAGATTAAGCGACTCATCAAAGAGGCTAATCAGAATCAACCGATGTCAGATTCCTTCGTTATTCCAGGGAAACCAACAGATAATGGTGCGAACACGTTCTTTTTAACAAGAGAGGGATGCCTGATGTTAGGAGCTGCGTGTTCTGATGGATTTATGAAAAAGAATTTCAACGCACTAGTAGAAGGATTCAACAGTCTGGAATTGGCAAATTGGAAAGATTCTAAAAAAGCGAAAGTTACACGAACTACTACAGAATTGGAGAAGTTCTTTATTCATCGACTGTCCAAGGTTGAAGATTTTACAGAATTCTTTAATGCTGTATGCGATGTGCTTTTTGACTTAAAGGGAGATCAGTATCGTGATCTGATTTATGCTGTTAGAAATTATAGTAAAGATTACGACGATATGGCAATTCTGAATCTTACTAATTTAATTCAAACAGAAAAAGTACTCTGGCAGCTTGGAAATGATGCTAAGCCAAAGGACATTAAAAAAAAGATAGCACTAAGTGCATAAGGAGGCGCACATGAATAACGTAATGAACATAACAAATCAAACACCGATTGAAATCGCATTAGGCATTGATGAGAACGGCATGACTACTGCTAGAAAGCTGTATGAGTTTTTAGAACTTCATCCATCAGCCTTTGCTAGATGGGCAAAGCAGAATATTGAAAATAATGAATTCTATGAAGAAAATACGGATTGGTGGGGGTTCAACATCATGTTGAACGGTAATGAATGCAAAGATTACAAGCTCACAACCGACTTGGCAAAACACTTATCAATGGAATCTCACTCGAAACGTGGAAAAGAAGCGAGAGATTATTATGTAACCATTGAAAATAAATCAAAAGAAGCTGCAATTCAATTATCCGGTCTATCCACAGAAATGCAAGCAATCCTTATGCAGGATAGGAAACTAGTCGAGCAGGATAAGCGAATCACAGTATTGGAAGATAATACATTGCTAAGCACTCGACAGCGCCGCAAAATAAGAGGCGCAATTCATAGTGCCGTTGCCTCTGCATGTGGTGGGATAAAGACCGCTGCATATAAAGAAAACAGCAAAAGAGTGTATAAAGCTGTATACAACTTCCTATATGATCATTACGATATTTCAGAATATGCTGATATCCCAAAGGTCAAATATGACGAAGCTTTATCGCTGATTGAAAAATGGTATCCAAGCTATGACCTGCAGCTGAGTATCGATCTATCGAATAACTGCAAACAGCAGGGGATGGATTTGAATGAAGATTAGTTTCTGGTGCCAACATGGAAAAACTCTTTTACAGTAATAAAGATATCCGGGAATTATATGAAATCAGCGAAGCACAGGCCTATCGCCATATGCGGCGAATGAAGGAAATCTACGAGATTGATGAGAACCGTTTACCTAGAAGAGGTGTGCTGCCAGTCGCAATCGTAAAAGACTACTTTCATCAGGGCAAAAAGAAAAAAGATGCTTAGTGACGGCAATCACCAAACATCTGGAGGAGGTCCCTCCATACTCTATCACGAGTATATTATACCAAGGGACCTCCTGAATAATCAAGGAGGAAATGAAAAATGAATTTAGATATGCGTATTTTAACTGATATCATGTGCATTTCAGCATGTGTATACTGCATTGCCTATTATACAAAATGTCTGTTCAGACATGAGAATCCACTTCTCGAGGAGACGGAAGAATGAGCAATTTTAATATGGTGATACCTGACCGACAAGCCTATATTCACATCGATATGGCTGAATTAGAATCAATGTTATATGAAATTTGGGAGTATGCAAAGGCTGGATGTGAAGCTGCTATAGCGTTTATGAAATCAGATTTGCGTACTGAGTATGTAAATATGGAGCTTTCCTTTAATGATGGGAAGGCGATAGCATATGAGGGATATAGTAGAATTAGTTTCAATATGAAAAATGTTATAAGAAAATGCAAAAATGTGAAAACATCATTGCGCCAGGAGGTATTATCATGACCAGAAATGAGGTGCTGAACAAGCTGCTTTCCAAGTATGGTAAGCATGGTTATACACGTTTGAAAATTAGTGGGCTTATCAAAGATGGTGAGAAACACGGGTTCTCCTATACAATGATTTACAACGGGTTAAGAATGGCGTTTTCTAATGTAACAGGTGAGCATGAATATTTCAGCTTGCAGGATATGATGGAAATCACCGGAGAAACTCAGGATGAACTAATCGCTAGAATTGAGGATTCCAGAGAAGAATTACGTAAGAACGGTGAAGACCCAGACGATTATTTTGTTCAGGTGACACCAAAGGAGTTGAGATCATGAAGAAAATTGAAATTTTGGATTTAGAAGATGAAATCACCACTTTGGAAATGTCCATGTCTCTTTTGATGATAGTGAAGGATGGTATAGAAGGATACCTATACAACAACGAGCAAATTATTGATGAAGCCATCAGTTCGGTTTTGAATATTCAAAGAGATGCACTTGAGCGTCTGAGAAATAAATACCAAAAGTTGATTACGGAGGTGCCTAATGCAAAATATTGACGATGTTATTATCGAACTGCCAGAATACAATGAAAAAATCAAGCAGCAGTTCAAAGCAACGAGTGAATTTATCAGAAATCTACCTTTAACACGAGAGCAGAATGATGAGCTTGTTTACCGTCTCGTTGACGATGTGAAAGCTGCAAGACAAGATGGTTTTGCTTGTGCTATCTGTAAACTGATTGAAAAAGAAGCATCTACGAATGAATCTGACGATGCAAAGATAGAGAACCTCAACAATGGCTTGCGCAAATATGCGGATGAAGTAAAGGCTCATATCTTATCCGAAAATGATTGCACGCTAGATGAAGCTCTAGAGATTTTAGATGGTGCAATGGATCCGATTGATATATTCAATCTTGCCTTTTACTTGGGTTATGGAAAAGCTATGGGGATTCCGGAAGCAGAAGGGAGTTATCAGGCATGACGAATGAACAGATAAACGCATTAAATGAGAAGTATCATAAGAGCAAAAAATATAAATCAGTTACCAGAGGAGACCTGATCGAATACATCAATAAAACGATGCTCAAACTATCCGACAGCGATCTAAAAAAATTGTATGATACCGCATTACAGATGTGGATGAAAGGATAGTAGGTATGACAATCAAACAAAGAAGAAAAGAGTACGGCATCTCTAGAAAATCAATGGCTAAATTATTGGGTATTACCAGGAAGCAGTATAAAGCGCTGGAAGATAATACTGGTGAATTTGCAATCGGTATCATCACACAAATCTGTCTGATACTTAATATTGAAAATGTTGCAGATGTTGAGCGAAAGAACACATATCCGATTTTAAAAAGAAAACGACTCATTCAGGGGCTTTCCCTACGCGATACAGCACATAAAGTGGGAGTGAATGTATTTACCTATTGGATGGTAGAACGCTACTGTAGAAGGCTGGATGACGCAACATTAGAAAGAATTGCAGAATTGTTAGCACCGGAAGCAGAGTTTTCAGCATTTAAGGAGGCCCTCTTATGTATAGAGCAAGTGAAAGCATAGCTAAAGTTGGTTCAGATTTCCTGCTGGATTTAATGAACTGCGAAACACCGATTTACTTTCTGTATTATAACGGGAGTATGTGGCTTCCTCTTGAATGTATCGTATTAGCCATTACCAATGAGCAAATGATGGTACGGTATGAAACACGTCCGGGATGGCCCGAAACAGACTCACAGCAGGGCGTTAAAATGCACTGGATAGAAATATCAGATCATAACGTAAA comes from the Erysipelotrichaceae bacterium 66202529 genome and includes:
- a CDS encoding helix-turn-helix domain-containing protein, producing MTIKQRRKEYGISRKSMAKLLGITRKQYKALEDNTGEFAIGIITQICLILNIENVADVERKNTYPILKRKRLIQGLSLRDTAHKVGVNVFTYWMVERYCRRLDDATLERIAELLAPEAEFSAFKEALLCIEQVKA
- a CDS encoding toxin Bro, producing MAEELQILHIDGKNVIDSRLVAERIKMQHKDLLKKIRNYEAVLLGAKLRSVDFFIQSNYVDSTGRTLMCYLLTKEGCEMVGNKLTGEKGVLFTAEYVTAFNRMENEIAGLSDSDFRDIPLEAFASYQRIQRTVMKDLGKSPKEIATEFKKVSIQFGINLSDNFDQLAFEQESLF